The Sulfitobacter sp. SK011 genome has a window encoding:
- the purM gene encoding phosphoribosylformylglycinamidine cyclo-ligase, with amino-acid sequence MANSKNGITYADAGVDIDAGNALVERIKPAAKRTARPGVMSGLGGFGALFDLKGAGFSDPVLVAATDGVGTKLRIAIDTGNVDSIGIDLVAMCVNDLVCQGAEPLFFLDYFATGKLDLDQAAHIIDGIAEGCAQSGCALIGGETAEMPGMYHGGDFDLAGFAVGAMERGTELPRAVAEGDVLLGLPSDGVHSNGYSLVRRIVELSGLGWDDPSPFGDGSLGAALLTPTRLYVKGAVAALRADCVNALAHITGGGLTENLPRVLPDGMAAEIDLGAWTLPPVFSWLAQTGGMAEAELLKTFNAGIGMIAVVPAWQVDAAKAAFATDGHDAIEIGRITSGTGVAYTGALL; translated from the coding sequence ATGGCCAATTCAAAGAACGGGATCACCTATGCGGATGCGGGTGTGGATATTGATGCGGGCAATGCGCTGGTGGAGCGGATAAAACCGGCAGCAAAGCGTACCGCACGTCCGGGCGTGATGTCGGGTCTGGGCGGCTTTGGGGCGCTCTTTGACCTCAAAGGGGCAGGGTTCTCGGACCCGGTTCTGGTGGCTGCGACAGATGGTGTTGGCACCAAGCTGCGCATCGCAATTGATACCGGCAACGTCGACAGCATCGGCATTGATCTGGTGGCGATGTGCGTCAACGATCTGGTCTGTCAGGGGGCGGAGCCGCTGTTTTTCCTCGATTATTTCGCAACCGGCAAGCTTGATCTGGATCAGGCCGCGCACATCATCGACGGGATCGCAGAGGGATGTGCGCAATCTGGCTGCGCGTTGATTGGTGGCGAAACGGCGGAAATGCCGGGGATGTATCACGGGGGCGACTTCGATCTGGCGGGATTTGCCGTGGGTGCAATGGAACGGGGCACCGAACTGCCGCGTGCCGTGGCCGAGGGTGATGTGTTGCTGGGCCTGCCAAGCGACGGGGTCCATTCCAACGGTTACAGCCTCGTGCGCAGGATTGTGGAACTGAGCGGTCTGGGCTGGGATGACCCGAGCCCCTTTGGCGACGGCAGTCTGGGGGCAGCCCTGCTGACGCCCACGCGGCTTTATGTCAAAGGTGCGGTGGCGGCACTGCGCGCGGATTGCGTCAACGCATTGGCGCATATCACCGGTGGCGGGTTGACGGAAAACCTGCCTCGGGTGTTGCCCGATGGGATGGCAGCAGAAATTGATTTGGGTGCATGGACATTGCCGCCGGTGTTCTCATGGCTGGCGCAGACGGGCGGCATGGCCGAGGCCGAACTGCTCAAGACCTTTAACGCAGGTATCGGCATGATTGCGGTGGTTCCTGCGTGGCAGGTTGATGCGGCCAAGGCGGCCTTTGCCACGGATGGACATGATGCGATTGAAATCGGGCGGATCACATCCGGCACCGGTGTGGCCTACACAGGCGCGCTGCTTTGA
- a CDS encoding ATP-binding protein produces the protein MFFAWSKRYMPRGIYGRAALILLLPVVFLQLVVTVIFAQRHFEGVTLQMTDTVLRELNMVMTEVNGATDAAAIPMQVQTVAEPLDIRVRTVPAADVPPQNTRVWYDYSGRVLTARLADELPGLLAVDLKSNPGVLLYVQSDNGPVELQFERRRISAANPHQLFVYTVFFGVVMTLIASIYLRNQLRPIKRLARAAEAFGRGRHEPYSPSGAVEVRAAGNAFVDMRNRIERQIEQRTLMLSGVSHDLRTPLTRMRLSLSMLEDEDAEPLLQDVDDMQGMLDEFLNFAKGAAEGEPEDVDPHAFVSQIVSEANRAGRDVTLLAAEGDGSGTVMMRKVAMRRAVDNLISNAVRYGARAEVSVMLSEKTLRIRVEDDGPGIPEDRRSEATRPFTRLDPARNQDKGGSVGLGLAIATDIARAHGGVLRLGKSTRMGGLRADIVIAR, from the coding sequence ATGTTCTTTGCCTGGTCCAAACGATATATGCCGCGCGGCATCTATGGGCGTGCCGCCCTGATCCTGCTGTTGCCGGTGGTGTTCTTGCAATTGGTTGTTACCGTCATCTTTGCCCAGCGGCATTTTGAGGGCGTGACCTTGCAGATGACCGATACGGTGTTGCGCGAACTGAACATGGTCATGACTGAGGTGAATGGGGCCACAGATGCGGCGGCGATACCGATGCAGGTGCAGACGGTGGCAGAACCGCTTGATATCAGGGTGCGCACCGTGCCCGCCGCTGACGTGCCGCCTCAAAATACCCGCGTCTGGTATGATTATTCGGGGCGGGTCTTGACCGCACGTCTGGCGGATGAGTTGCCGGGCTTGCTGGCAGTTGATCTGAAATCGAATCCCGGCGTGCTGCTTTATGTGCAATCTGACAACGGGCCGGTTGAGCTTCAATTTGAGCGGCGCAGAATATCAGCGGCAAATCCGCATCAACTGTTTGTTTATACGGTATTCTTTGGTGTGGTGATGACGTTGATTGCGTCAATCTATCTGCGCAATCAGCTGCGGCCGATCAAACGTCTGGCCCGGGCGGCAGAGGCGTTTGGGCGGGGCCGTCATGAACCTTATTCGCCCAGTGGTGCCGTCGAAGTGCGCGCGGCGGGCAATGCTTTTGTCGATATGCGAAACCGGATTGAGCGTCAGATCGAACAGCGCACGCTGATGTTGTCCGGGGTCAGCCACGATCTGCGCACTCCGCTGACGCGGATGCGGCTGAGCCTGTCGATGCTGGAGGACGAGGATGCAGAGCCGTTGTTGCAGGATGTTGATGACATGCAAGGCATGTTGGACGAATTCCTGAACTTTGCCAAAGGGGCTGCCGAAGGGGAGCCTGAGGATGTTGATCCGCATGCCTTTGTCAGCCAGATCGTCAGCGAGGCCAACCGCGCCGGGCGTGATGTCACCTTGTTGGCCGCAGAAGGCGATGGCAGCGGCACGGTGATGATGCGCAAGGTGGCGATGCGCCGTGCGGTGGACAATCTGATCTCAAATGCGGTGCGGTATGGCGCGCGGGCAGAAGTGTCTGTCATGCTCAGCGAGAAAACATTGCGCATCCGGGTTGAGGATGACGGGCCGGGCATTCCCGAAGACCGCCGATCCGAGGCGACGCGCCCCTTTACCCGGCTCGACCCTGCGCGCAACCAGGACAAGGGCGGCAGTGTGGGGCTTGGGCTTGCCATTGCCACGGATATTGCACGTGCGCATGGTGGGGTGTTGAGGCTGGGAAAATCGACCCGCATGGGCGGCTTGCGCGCCGATATTGTGATTGCGCGTTAA
- a CDS encoding DUF1638 domain-containing protein — MTRTDQGAAPGANNPGQILLIACGALAREILALNKSNGWDHLHLHCLPANLHHFPDKIVPAVEKMVTERRAEFDDIFVVYADCGTGGLLEVACERLGVKMIAGPHCYSFFEGNDAFAALDEMTAFYLTDFSVRQFDAFIVKPLGLDRHPELRDMYFGNYEKVVYQAQLDDPELADKAQKCADVLGLPLERRFTGYGDLKSALENLKP; from the coding sequence ATGACACGCACGGATCAAGGGGCAGCACCGGGTGCCAATAATCCGGGACAGATCCTTCTGATCGCCTGCGGGGCTTTGGCCCGCGAAATTCTGGCTCTGAACAAATCCAATGGATGGGACCACCTGCATCTGCACTGCCTGCCCGCCAACTTGCACCATTTCCCCGACAAAATCGTCCCTGCCGTCGAAAAGATGGTGACCGAACGGCGCGCTGAGTTTGACGACATCTTTGTGGTCTATGCCGATTGCGGCACCGGAGGGCTGCTTGAGGTCGCCTGCGAAAGGCTGGGGGTAAAGATGATTGCAGGCCCCCATTGCTACAGCTTTTTTGAAGGTAACGACGCCTTTGCCGCATTGGATGAGATGACCGCCTTTTACCTTACAGATTTTTCCGTGCGCCAGTTTGATGCCTTTATCGTCAAGCCGCTCGGCCTCGATCGTCACCCGGAATTGCGTGATATGTATTTCGGGAACTACGAAAAAGTCGTGTATCAGGCGCAATTGGACGACCCTGAACTGGCCGACAAAGCCCAAAAATGTGCCGATGTCCTCGGCCTGCCGCTTGAGCGTCGTTTTACCGGCTATGGCGATCTGAAATCGGCCCTTGAAAACCTGAAGCCCTAA
- a CDS encoding PA0069 family radical SAM protein — MDREDQRYKILGRAAGSNQVGRFERHTQEAVDDGWARDEVLPVLRTQTAIEVPRSVISYNTSPDLPFDRSINPYRGCEHGCVYCFARPSHAYLGLSPGLDFETRLIARPEAPKVLRRELAAKAYKVAPMAIGTNTDPYQPIEKKHEIMRACLQVLSDAGHPVAIVTKGSLIERDIDILADMAKRGLVRVGISVTTLDARLSRLMEPRAPSPQRRLKMIRTLASAGIPVRIMASPMIPALTDPEMETILQLGRDAGARHASWIMLRLPREVSPLVQDWLATHYPDRAERIMSRLREMHGGKAYDATWHRRMRGTGPYADMVAQRFKVAVKRLGLGTKAPSMRRDLFRAPKEVTAQMSLF, encoded by the coding sequence ATGGATAGAGAAGACCAGCGTTACAAAATCCTCGGCCGTGCCGCTGGCAGCAACCAGGTGGGCCGTTTTGAACGGCATACCCAGGAGGCGGTAGATGATGGATGGGCGCGTGATGAGGTGCTGCCGGTGCTGCGGACCCAGACCGCGATTGAGGTGCCGCGCAGTGTGATCAGCTATAACACGTCACCTGATCTGCCATTTGACCGGTCCATCAATCCGTACCGGGGCTGCGAACACGGCTGCGTTTATTGCTTTGCACGGCCAAGTCACGCCTATCTTGGCCTGTCACCGGGATTGGATTTTGAAACACGTCTGATCGCCCGGCCCGAGGCCCCGAAGGTGCTGAGGCGGGAGCTTGCGGCCAAGGCCTACAAGGTCGCCCCCATGGCAATCGGGACCAACACGGACCCGTATCAACCCATTGAAAAGAAACACGAGATCATGCGCGCATGTTTGCAGGTGCTGTCAGACGCGGGGCATCCTGTGGCGATTGTCACCAAAGGCAGCCTGATTGAGCGTGACATTGATATCCTGGCCGACATGGCAAAGCGCGGTTTGGTGCGGGTCGGCATCTCTGTCACAACGCTCGACGCCAGGCTGAGCCGGTTGATGGAACCGCGCGCACCCAGCCCGCAGCGGCGGCTAAAAATGATCCGCACGCTTGCGAGCGCAGGCATCCCGGTGCGGATCATGGCCTCGCCGATGATCCCGGCGCTTACCGATCCGGAAATGGAGACGATACTGCAACTAGGCCGGGATGCCGGCGCGCGCCACGCCAGTTGGATCATGCTGCGTCTGCCGCGAGAAGTGTCGCCGCTGGTGCAGGACTGGCTGGCGACACATTACCCGGACCGGGCAGAGCGGATCATGTCTCGGCTGCGCGAAATGCATGGGGGCAAGGCATACGACGCCACATGGCATCGCCGGATGCGGGGGACTGGCCCCTATGCGGATATGGTGGCGCAGCGGTTCAAGGTGGCTGTCAAACGACTTGGGCTGGGTACCAAGGCACCATCGATGCGTCGCGATCTGTTTCGTGCGCCCAAGGAAGTGACGGCGCAGATGTCGTTATTTTGA
- the rnd gene encoding ribonuclease D, with translation MKTITTTADLAAFCTQAAAHPYVTVDTEFLRERTYYSKLCLVQLAMPGQDDSNAVLVDPLADGISLEPLYDLFRDTSVVKVFHAARQDLEIFFVDAKVFPAPLFDTQVAAMVCGFGEQVGYETLVRKITREGVDKTSRFTDWSRRPLSDAQKTYALADVTHLRQIYEFLAAELDKSGRGRWVAEELEILTNPDTYISVPREAWKRVKTRTNSPKFLAIVRELAAFREQYAQTRNVPRSRVYKDDALVELASLKPGTMEELSRARLLLRDARKGEIADGILSGIKAGVACKPADMPQPDRSREKLQVNPALADLLRVLLKAKTESAGVAAKLIAPAADLDGIAAGLRDVPAMKGWRLEVFGNDALRLCEGKIALTAHGNDVKVVEV, from the coding sequence ATGAAAACCATCACAACCACTGCTGATCTTGCCGCTTTTTGCACGCAGGCTGCAGCGCATCCTTATGTCACCGTCGATACCGAATTCCTGCGTGAACGGACTTATTATTCCAAGCTCTGTCTGGTGCAACTGGCGATGCCGGGTCAGGATGACAGCAACGCGGTGCTGGTCGATCCGCTGGCGGATGGCATCTCGCTTGAGCCGCTTTATGACCTGTTTCGCGATACATCGGTGGTCAAGGTGTTTCACGCCGCGCGTCAGGATCTTGAGATCTTCTTTGTGGATGCAAAAGTATTTCCCGCGCCGTTGTTCGACACCCAAGTTGCCGCAATGGTCTGTGGGTTCGGCGAACAGGTGGGCTATGAAACACTTGTGCGCAAAATCACACGCGAAGGCGTCGACAAGACATCACGCTTTACCGATTGGTCCCGGCGTCCCTTGAGTGACGCACAAAAAACTTATGCGCTGGCTGATGTCACGCATCTGCGCCAGATCTACGAATTTCTTGCCGCCGAGCTCGACAAAAGCGGGCGTGGCCGATGGGTTGCCGAAGAACTGGAAATCCTGACCAACCCCGACACCTACATCAGCGTGCCGCGCGAGGCATGGAAGCGGGTGAAGACACGCACCAATTCGCCCAAGTTTCTGGCCATCGTGCGCGAGTTGGCCGCGTTTCGCGAGCAATATGCGCAGACCCGAAATGTGCCGCGCAGCCGTGTGTACAAGGACGATGCGCTGGTGGAATTGGCCAGCCTGAAACCCGGCACAATGGAAGAGTTGAGCCGTGCGCGTCTGTTGCTGCGCGATGCGCGCAAGGGCGAGATTGCGGATGGTATTCTAAGCGGGATCAAGGCGGGTGTTGCGTGCAAACCAGCCGACATGCCACAGCCGGACCGCAGCCGCGAAAAGCTGCAGGTCAATCCGGCGCTTGCCGATCTGCTGCGCGTCCTTTTGAAGGCAAAAACCGAATCTGCAGGGGTGGCCGCCAAGCTGATTGCGCCGGCGGCCGATCTTGACGGGATCGCCGCAGGATTGCGTGATGTGCCTGCGATGAAAGGCTGGCGACTTGAGGTCTTTGGCAATGACGCGCTGCGGCTCTGCGAGGGCAAGATTGCGCTGACTGCGCATGGAAATGACGTAAAAGTGGTTGAAGTATAA
- the purN gene encoding phosphoribosylglycinamide formyltransferase, which translates to MTKRVAIFVSGGGSNMRALVEDMIGDHPARPCVVVSNNAEAGGIAWAKTQNIPTIVVDHRPYGADRAAFEAALTQALAPHAPDIICLAGFMRKLTQGFTDAWAGRMINIHPSLLPKYKGLHTHARALEAGDKAHGCTVHEVTAALDDGPILGQASIAIEDGDTPDTLAARILVQEHRLYPQVLRRFAAGDRSPLFLQG; encoded by the coding sequence TTGACCAAACGGGTCGCGATTTTTGTCTCTGGGGGTGGCTCAAACATGCGGGCGCTGGTTGAGGATATGATCGGCGACCACCCGGCGCGGCCTTGCGTTGTCGTGTCCAACAACGCAGAGGCTGGCGGCATCGCATGGGCGAAAACCCAGAATATTCCAACAATAGTGGTGGATCATCGTCCTTACGGCGCTGATCGTGCGGCATTTGAGGCGGCACTGACCCAAGCGCTTGCCCCTCATGCCCCCGATATCATTTGTCTGGCGGGTTTCATGCGCAAACTGACGCAAGGGTTCACCGATGCCTGGGCGGGGCGGATGATCAACATCCACCCCTCTCTTTTACCGAAATACAAAGGGCTGCACACCCATGCCCGCGCGCTGGAAGCGGGCGATAAGGCCCATGGGTGTACGGTGCACGAGGTGACGGCCGCCCTGGATGATGGCCCGATCCTTGGCCAAGCCAGCATTGCGATTGAGGATGGGGACACACCCGACACACTGGCGGCCCGTATTCTGGTACAGGAGCATCGGCTTTACCCCCAGGTGCTGCGCCGATTTGCGGCAGGTGACCGCAGTCCGCTATTCTTGCAGGGGTGA
- a CDS encoding B12-binding domain-containing protein, which yields MSDDDEIILSELDDEELVQQMFDDLYDGLKEEIEEGVNILLERKWEPYDVLTKALVGGMTIVGADFRDGILFVPEVLLAANAMKGGMAILKPLLAETGAPRVGKMVIGTVKGDIHDIGKNLVGMMMEGAGFEVVDLGINNAVEKYLEAMETEGPDILGMSALLTTTMPYMKVVIDTMIEQGIRDDYIVLVGGAPLNEEFGKAIGADAYCRDAAVAVETAKEWMARKHNSAKSA from the coding sequence ATGTCCGACGACGACGAAATCATCCTGTCCGAACTCGACGACGAAGAACTTGTTCAACAGATGTTTGACGACCTTTACGATGGCCTCAAGGAAGAGATTGAGGAAGGTGTGAACATCTTGCTGGAGCGCAAGTGGGAACCCTATGACGTGCTGACCAAGGCGCTTGTCGGCGGGATGACCATTGTTGGCGCAGATTTCCGCGACGGTATTCTTTTTGTGCCCGAAGTGCTGCTGGCCGCAAACGCGATGAAGGGTGGCATGGCCATTCTGAAACCATTGTTGGCCGAAACCGGTGCGCCGCGCGTGGGCAAGATGGTCATTGGCACCGTCAAAGGCGACATTCACGACATCGGCAAGAACCTTGTCGGCATGATGATGGAAGGTGCGGGCTTCGAAGTTGTCGATCTGGGCATCAACAATGCCGTTGAAAAGTATCTTGAGGCGATGGAAACCGAAGGACCGGACATCCTTGGCATGTCCGCCCTGCTGACCACCACGATGCCCTACATGAAGGTCGTGATCGACACGATGATCGAACAGGGCATTCGCGATGACTACATCGTGCTGGTCGGCGGCGCGCCCCTGAACGAAGAGTTTGGCAAGGCAATTGGCGCAGACGCCTACTGCCGGGACGCCGCCGTGGCGGTGGAAACAGCCAAGGAATGGATGGCGCGCAAGCACAACAGCGCAAAATCTGCCTGA
- a CDS encoding ABZJ_00895 family protein, giving the protein MAPDQIADRTLNLRYLILRYIVAMVLTGLFLAVVDFALHYFWQFQGGAGVGIVAAIVPAMDAGQVFARRMGRVPAKGEAWRLSAILMAVNVAFSGVIVLALVIGTGIAGQLGDVMNVIFTPVGLGLLVFMLVIYLFATRFFLGSGAKNEIKRQTRIAKKQE; this is encoded by the coding sequence ATGGCCCCTGACCAGATCGCCGACAGAACCCTGAACCTGAGATACCTGATCCTGCGCTATATCGTTGCGATGGTGCTGACAGGGCTTTTCTTGGCCGTGGTCGATTTCGCCTTACATTATTTCTGGCAGTTCCAAGGGGGCGCAGGGGTCGGCATTGTCGCGGCGATCGTACCCGCGATGGATGCAGGACAGGTGTTTGCCCGTCGTATGGGGCGTGTCCCTGCAAAAGGCGAAGCGTGGCGTTTGTCTGCCATTCTAATGGCGGTGAATGTGGCGTTCAGCGGGGTTATCGTCCTGGCGCTGGTCATTGGCACGGGCATCGCCGGACAGCTTGGCGACGTGATGAACGTAATATTTACGCCAGTGGGGCTGGGCCTGCTTGTCTTTATGCTGGTGATCTATTTGTTTGCCACGCGGTTTTTCCTTGGCTCCGGGGCCAAGAACGAAATCAAGCGTCAAACGCGGATTGCCAAAAAGCAGGAATAG
- a CDS encoding GFA family protein: MQQLVRLAQCLCGALTAETRGEPWRVMTCSCRDCRRKSGSAFSVSTYWEPDTVTITGDVQTWQRPCQDGRALRYFLCPACGVSLYWKADFAGGRIGIGAGNFDDCSFAVPQKAFWTEGRPDWVYDIGQIPALERQ; this comes from the coding sequence ATGCAACAACTCGTCCGACTTGCACAATGCCTTTGCGGCGCTTTGACCGCTGAGACGCGGGGCGAACCGTGGCGGGTGATGACCTGTTCCTGTCGTGATTGCAGACGCAAATCAGGGTCAGCTTTTTCCGTATCAACCTATTGGGAGCCAGACACGGTGACGATCACCGGCGATGTTCAAACCTGGCAGCGACCGTGCCAGGATGGCCGTGCGCTGAGATACTTCCTTTGCCCGGCCTGTGGCGTATCGCTTTATTGGAAAGCCGATTTCGCTGGGGGTCGGATCGGGATCGGTGCCGGAAACTTTGACGATTGCAGCTTTGCGGTGCCACAAAAGGCCTTTTGGACAGAAGGCAGGCCTGACTGGGTATATGACATTGGCCAAATCCCGGCCTTGGAACGCCAGTAA
- a CDS encoding SufE family protein: MATPAFEELVEDFEFLDDWEDRYRHVIDQGKAMDPLAEAFRVPATKVNGCASQVWLHAQFDGGKLHFDGASDAMIVSGLIAVLRTLYNGLSASEVLAVDARAEMGRLGLNDHLSAQRSNGLRAMIERIRETAAQVG; the protein is encoded by the coding sequence ATGGCCACACCCGCCTTTGAAGAGCTTGTCGAAGATTTTGAATTTCTGGACGACTGGGAAGACCGCTATCGGCATGTGATTGATCAGGGCAAGGCGATGGACCCGCTTGCCGAGGCGTTTCGGGTCCCTGCGACCAAGGTAAACGGCTGTGCCAGTCAGGTCTGGCTGCATGCTCAGTTTGATGGCGGCAAGCTGCATTTTGACGGGGCCAGCGATGCAATGATCGTATCGGGCCTGATCGCGGTGCTGCGCACGCTTTACAACGGGCTGTCCGCATCCGAGGTGCTGGCCGTGGATGCGCGCGCAGAGATGGGGCGTTTGGGGTTGAACGACCATCTTTCGGCGCAACGGTCAAACGGGCTGCGTGCGATGATTGAGCGGATCAGGGAAACCGCAGCCCAAGTGGGCTAA
- a CDS encoding adenylate/guanylate cyclase domain-containing protein has protein sequence MIKTSPELLAVTERWFEAIRTRRTHVLKDYLSDSSELRFIGTGEDEFWKGQAVRDGVADFIGEMPEPDVWEVLEAEAFENGDTGWSAFLHRVGFPGLGNAFIVRTVLVFVLEGASWKIINRHASLPFPNMEFVGSEQLAIQSLVIAALEDGPELLQTEGLASVLFTDVEGSTTLAAAMGDQRWSALIDQHFQTVESIIKEHRGQFVKSLGDGTLSSFPSANEALLAAIKMQMAVTLTEAEPRLGLRVGIHTGDVVLARGDFFGTVVNKAARITASANAGEILVSDVTRAMVGGKQEFNFSDAKSVSLKGLPKDHTVYRLEWME, from the coding sequence GTGATTAAAACTTCTCCTGAGTTGCTTGCTGTTACGGAGCGCTGGTTTGAGGCGATCAGGACCCGCAGAACGCACGTTTTGAAGGATTACCTATCAGATTCATCCGAATTGCGTTTCATCGGAACTGGCGAAGATGAATTCTGGAAAGGCCAGGCCGTCCGCGACGGTGTCGCTGACTTCATTGGCGAAATGCCCGAGCCGGATGTGTGGGAAGTCCTTGAAGCTGAAGCCTTCGAAAATGGGGATACGGGCTGGTCAGCTTTCCTCCACCGGGTTGGATTTCCGGGACTTGGAAACGCCTTTATCGTCCGCACCGTGCTTGTTTTCGTGTTGGAGGGCGCATCCTGGAAAATCATAAATAGGCACGCGTCGCTTCCCTTTCCAAATATGGAATTCGTTGGCAGCGAGCAGTTGGCGATCCAGAGCCTTGTAATTGCCGCGTTGGAAGACGGCCCCGAATTACTTCAAACTGAAGGGCTGGCCTCGGTGCTCTTTACCGATGTGGAAGGCAGTACGACGCTCGCCGCCGCCATGGGCGACCAACGTTGGTCCGCTTTGATAGACCAACATTTTCAGACTGTTGAGAGTATTATTAAGGAGCATCGCGGACAGTTCGTAAAGTCGCTGGGAGATGGAACACTGTCCAGTTTTCCATCCGCAAATGAGGCGCTTCTCGCAGCGATCAAAATGCAGATGGCCGTAACCTTGACCGAAGCGGAGCCGCGTTTGGGTTTGCGGGTTGGCATTCACACAGGCGATGTCGTGTTGGCGCGTGGCGACTTCTTCGGAACCGTGGTCAACAAGGCGGCCCGCATAACTGCGTCAGCCAATGCAGGCGAAATTCTTGTATCGGACGTCACACGTGCCATGGTTGGCGGAAAACAGGAGTTCAACTTTTCGGACGCGAAATCGGTATCCCTCAAGGGGCTGCCAAAAGATCACACCGTCTACCGATTGGAATGGATGGAATAG
- a CDS encoding DUF4442 domain-containing protein, which yields MTPYDMIKAQLSTIVPFQNHVGITLLEVGDGSASAELVQRDEVSNHIQTIHAGAMFTLGEAASGAAMAGALAPVILSMRPVAATADIAFKRIAKGTLTAHAKTSSPGATLMKTIKDDGKVAFDVTVDIQDASGETVVEMTINWHVSATR from the coding sequence ATGACCCCATATGACATGATCAAAGCACAGCTCAGCACCATCGTGCCGTTTCAGAACCATGTCGGCATCACATTGCTTGAGGTCGGTGATGGCAGCGCAAGTGCGGAATTGGTCCAGCGCGATGAGGTGTCGAACCATATCCAGACCATCCACGCCGGTGCGATGTTCACGCTTGGCGAGGCCGCGTCGGGTGCCGCAATGGCCGGGGCGCTGGCACCGGTTATCTTGTCGATGCGCCCGGTTGCGGCGACCGCCGACATCGCATTCAAACGCATTGCCAAAGGGACGCTGACCGCGCATGCCAAGACGTCTTCACCCGGTGCCACATTGATGAAAACGATCAAGGACGACGGCAAAGTGGCTTTCGACGTGACTGTGGATATTCAGGACGCAAGTGGCGAAACCGTGGTGGAAATGACGATCAACTGGCACGTCAGTGCGACGCGCTGA
- a CDS encoding RidA family protein codes for MASIERHHSNQRMSQIVVHGDTIYLAGQVGTAGASVAQQTQDCLDKIDGLLAEVGSDKTRILQAVIWLADMDDFAEMNGVWDAWAAQGHVPARACGEAKLATPEYTVEIIVTAAKA; via the coding sequence ATGGCTAGTATTGAGCGCCACCATTCCAACCAACGCATGAGCCAGATTGTGGTGCATGGCGATACGATTTATCTGGCCGGTCAGGTCGGCACTGCGGGTGCCAGTGTGGCCCAGCAGACTCAGGATTGTCTGGACAAGATTGACGGGTTGTTGGCCGAGGTCGGGTCAGACAAGACACGCATCCTGCAGGCGGTCATCTGGCTGGCGGATATGGATGATTTTGCTGAAATGAACGGCGTATGGGATGCCTGGGCGGCACAGGGCCACGTGCCCGCACGCGCCTGCGGTGAGGCAAAACTTGCCACGCCGGAATACACGGTTGAGATTATCGTGACAGCGGCAAAAGCCTAA
- a CDS encoding YbjQ family protein, translated as MTKWTTDMLIATTDTISGLEIAETIGLVRGATVRAKHLGTDIVASLKQLVGGELTGYSSLLAGAREQAIDRMIADAEAKGADAIVGMRMQTSAIAKGSSEIVAYGTAVRLK; from the coding sequence ATGACGAAATGGACCACTGATATGCTGATTGCCACGACCGACACGATCAGCGGACTCGAAATTGCCGAAACCATCGGTCTGGTGCGCGGTGCCACCGTCCGGGCCAAACATCTGGGTACTGACATCGTTGCGAGCCTGAAACAACTGGTTGGTGGTGAATTGACCGGCTACTCAAGTCTGCTGGCAGGTGCACGCGAACAAGCCATTGACCGGATGATCGCCGACGCCGAAGCCAAAGGCGCGGATGCAATCGTCGGCATGCGCATGCAAACCTCTGCCATTGCCAAAGGATCGTCCGAGATTGTGGCCTATGGCACTGCCGTGCGCCTGAAATGA